From the genome of Fibrobacter sp.:
AGGCGCTTGCCGGCCTTCACGGCCTTGTAGAGCATCTCGCTCACGTCGGTGACGAACGGCTTGATCTTCTGGCCGAGTTCGAGGTAGTCCTTGATGACCACTTCGGGGTCAATCGCCGGAACGTCGTACATGACGGTAAATTCTTCGTTATGGACCTTCGCCATAGCCTCGACACGGGGGCGCAGTTCGCGTTCGTCCATGAGGTCACCCACGCGCACGCCGATGCGGTTCACCTTGTCGCTATAGCAGGGACCGATACCGCGGCCCGTAGTACCGATAGCAGCCTTGCCCGCCTTCTTTTCCTTCGCCTTGTCGAGCGTGGAGTGGTACGGGAGCACCACGTGGGCGTTGTTCGCGATGAACAGGCGGCCTTCGGGATTGATTCCCTTCGTGTGGAGGTCGGCAATCTCGGCGAGCGTCTGGATGGGGTCGAGAACGACACCGTTACCGATGACGCAAATCTTGTCCTGGTGCATGATGCCCGAGGGAATCAGGTGGAACACGAACTTCTGGTCGCCCACCTCGACAGTGTGGCCCGCGTTCGCGCCGCCCTGGAAACGCACGATGTAGTCCGCATCGAGCGTCAAGAAATCCACAACCTTCGCCTTTCCTTCATCGCCCCACTGGGAGCCGATTACAACACGATTTGCCATATATCCTTCATTTTTGTGACCTGGAGCACAGCCTTGGCGGGCCGCCCGCGGGTCGATTGCTGTTTAAACACGAAATTGCAACGCGGGGAACTTCCCCGCGCCCTTTTTCGTCATAAAAATAAAAAAAAGGCCGGCAATTGGGCAGACCTGGCCCCCTATAGCGCGGAAAAACCACCTGTAAGCCGCCAAAAAAGCCAAAAATGCATCAAAAAAGCACATCGAGTCCTATAATTGACCATTTTCCGCAGTCCAACGCCCCCATCAATGCCCATTGCCGCCCTTCATGCGCCTTTTTACATACCAATGCCCCAAAAAAATTTAATTAGTATGTAATCCTCAAGTTCTTTTTTCCGACCTTACATACTAATACCTTCGCAATCGCACTTTAGTATGTAAAAAAGGTCCAAATTGCAAGCAAGACAACCGGAAATCAGACCAAAGCGGACGCAATTCGTCCTTTTTCGGCCCTTTTTCTCTCTTTCAGTTGCATTTTTTACATACCAACCATCATCAACCGCCCATTTAGTATGTAAGCCCCGCCAAAAGCAGCCTTCCAAGCCATCATACACAACACTGTAGCCTCCCCCAGACGTCTAAAACTTGTTTTTTCACCGCACACTTCGTATATTAGTGACACATAAGCGTTGATATAGACCGCTAAAGCGGCGTATCAGCGCTTTTTTTTGTTCCACACCAAAACAGGAAAGCGAATGCAGGC
Proteins encoded in this window:
- a CDS encoding adenylosuccinate synthetase, producing MANRVVIGSQWGDEGKAKVVDFLTLDADYIVRFQGGANAGHTVEVGDQKFVFHLIPSGIMHQDKICVIGNGVVLDPIQTLAEIADLHTKGINPEGRLFIANNAHVVLPYHSTLDKAKEKKAGKAAIGTTGRGIGPCYSDKVNRIGVRVGDLMDERELRPRVEAMAKVHNEEFTVMYDVPAIDPEVVIKDYLELGQKIKPFVTDVSEMLYKAVKAGKRL